Proteins co-encoded in one Patescibacteria group bacterium genomic window:
- the pheT gene encoding phenylalanine--tRNA ligase subunit beta, translating to MKVSYNWLQSFFDKKLPSPEKLADLLSSHSFETEVIERVGSDYALDVDVLPNRAHDCLGHLGVAREIGAIINSKLKIQNSRRRQSGYGASATKLKIKTQNKDIKDFLKIKVGDKKLCPRYTARMVVDVKVGPSPEWIQERLKVCGLKPINNIVDTVNYVMLETGQPMHAFDFDKIAGEPKTLIIRRAKKGEKIISLDNETYELDENILVIADEKSPLCIAGMKGGKDAEIDKETKRIVLEAANFDSRIIRKAFNQLKLRTDASWRFENGLDPNLTSSAMDMAVALIDGQILKGVVDIYPNKVKPKTIKLDAKKVRSLLGVNISDKEIIAILKKLSFVKIGTVPLKEGLSLSVTVPTARLDISIQEDLIEEVGRLYGFEKIPSRLPLAALIPPKRNDDLIYQNKIKDILVNLGFSEALNYSLIGDAEIELANPISQEQKYLRPSLALNLLKNIESNKRYFNEVRLFEIGRVFERDNDKVIEKKKLGAALFPSDFYRLKGIIETLLNKMQISDVWYEDELERDDLKRAKVIVGNDLLGWIGDNIFELDFEKIVELATEERIYSPPSKYPAVVRDVALLVEPGTKIVEVMNLINTAGGSLISDVDLFDMYEGEEIPDGKKSLAFRVIYQADDHTLTDKEVNALQEKVMKALEDEGGWEVRKQK from the coding sequence ATGAAGGTCTCATACAATTGGCTACAATCTTTTTTTGATAAAAAACTTCCCAGTCCGGAAAAACTGGCGGATTTGCTGTCTTCGCATTCCTTTGAAACAGAGGTGATTGAACGGGTGGGTAGTGATTACGCTTTGGATGTGGATGTTTTGCCGAACCGGGCGCATGATTGCCTTGGGCATTTAGGTGTCGCGCGGGAAATTGGGGCGATCATAAATTCAAAACTCAAAATTCAAAACTCGCGCCGTCGCCAAAGCGGCTATGGCGCGTCGGCGACAAAATTAAAAATCAAAACGCAAAACAAAGATATTAAAGATTTTCTTAAAATTAAAGTCGGTGATAAAAAACTTTGTCCGCGTTATACAGCTCGGATGGTGGTTGATGTTAAGGTTGGTCCTTCGCCAGAATGGATTCAAGAACGGCTCAAAGTTTGTGGTTTAAAGCCGATTAACAACATCGTGGACACCGTTAATTATGTTATGTTGGAAACAGGACAGCCCATGCACGCTTTTGATTTTGACAAAATAGCGGGTGAGCCAAAAACTCTCATTATCCGCCGAGCCAAAAAGGGAGAGAAGATCATTTCTTTAGATAACGAAACATACGAATTAGACGAAAATATTTTAGTGATTGCGGACGAGAAGAGCCCTCTTTGTATTGCCGGCATGAAGGGCGGGAAGGACGCGGAAATTGATAAGGAGACAAAAAGAATTGTTTTGGAGGCAGCTAATTTTGATTCGCGAATTATTCGGAAGGCGTTTAATCAATTAAAATTAAGAACGGACGCTTCGTGGCGTTTTGAAAACGGGCTTGACCCAAATTTAACCTCATCGGCGATGGATATGGCGGTTGCTTTAATTGATGGACAAATTCTTAAAGGAGTTGTTGATATTTATCCGAACAAAGTTAAGCCGAAGACGATAAAATTGGACGCGAAAAAAGTCAGGAGTTTGTTAGGAGTTAATATTTCAGATAAAGAAATAATTGCTATTTTGAAAAAGTTAAGTTTCGTTAAGATAGGGACAGTCCCTCTGAAAGAGGGACTGTCCCTATCAGTCACCGTTCCGACGGCCCGTTTGGACATTTCTATCCAAGAGGATTTAATTGAGGAGGTTGGACGTCTTTATGGATTTGAAAAAATTCCAAGCCGTTTGCCTTTGGCCGCTCTCATCCCTCCCAAGCGAAATGATGATTTGATTTACCAGAATAAAATTAAAGATATTTTAGTTAATCTTGGTTTTAGCGAGGCGCTTAATTATTCATTGATTGGCGACGCGGAAATTGAATTAGCCAATCCAATTAGCCAGGAGCAGAAATATTTGCGTCCTTCTTTAGCGCTTAATTTATTAAAAAACATTGAAAGCAATAAAAGATATTTTAATGAAGTGAGGTTATTTGAAATTGGTCGGGTTTTTGAAAGGGATAACGACAAGGTAATTGAAAAGAAAAAATTGGGCGCCGCTTTGTTCCCATCTGACTTTTATCGCCTCAAAGGAATTATTGAGACATTATTGAATAAAATGCAAATTAGCGATGTTTGGTATGAGGATGAATTAGAAAGAGATGATTTAAAGAGAGCGAAAGTGATAGTGGGAAATGATTTATTAGGTTGGATTGGAGACAATATTTTCGAACTTGATTTTGAAAAAATAGTTGAATTGGCGACAGAAGAAAGAATTTATTCGCCTCCTTCAAAATATCCAGCCGTGGTCAGAGATGTCGCTTTGTTGGTTGAGCCGGGAACAAAGATAGTTGAAGTGATGAATTTAATTAATACAGCGGGCGGTTCGTTAATCAGCGATGTTGATTTGTTTGATATGTACGAAGGAGAGGAAATCCCAGATGGCAAAAAAAGTTTGGCTTTCCGCGTTATTTATCAAGCGGACGACCACACCTTAACCGACAAAGAAGTCAACGCCTTACAGGAGAAAGTTATGAAAGCGTTGGAAGATGAAGGAGGGTGGGAAGTGCGGAAACAGAAATAG
- the ligA gene encoding NAD-dependent DNA ligase LigA, with the protein MDKQQARERIAKLRDVINEHRYRYHVLDAPVMSDAALDSLKHELAELERLYPDLITSDSPTQRVGGKALDKFEKVRHNLPMLSLEDVFSDEELDEWRERIQKLAPAQKIDYFSELKVDGFAVSLIYKDGVFFQGATRGDGKVGEDVTQNLKTIFSIPLKLEIRQDFSSPEIEKKTKALIEKGEIIIRGEVYMSKKAFEAANQERAKSGLPLYANPRNTAAGSIRQLDPKIAASRKLNFLAYDVMTDLGQKTHQDKHQIARALGFKVGKDKYCSDLSEVVNLWREIDKERSKLAYQIDGIVVSVNSNEVFSKLGAVGKAPRGAIAFKFAAEEGTTIVEDIIIQVGRTGVLTPVALLKPVKIGGALITRATLHNEDEIKKLDVKIGDTVIVQRAGDVIPHITEVIKNLRTGDEKKFKMPKTCPACGSAVIRSEGEVAHRCVGKNCGAQQKERLAHFVSKKGFNIDGLGIKIVNQLMDEGMVSEPSDIFSLERGDLIPLERFAEKSADNLVDAIEKSKKIALPKLIFAFGIRYVGEETALLLTRLIQDSGAKVKNTKNLMDFFQSRSLEDLENIHGIGEVGGEEIYAWFRDKRNINLLKELNRYRIEVEALAPRQANLKFKGKTFVLTGEMEKYTREEAKEKIREMGGSVSSSISPKTDFVVAGKNPGSKYAKAEKLRVKIINEKEFLRML; encoded by the coding sequence ATGGATAAACAACAAGCCCGAGAGAGAATAGCCAAATTGCGGGATGTGATTAATGAGCATCGGTATCGGTATCATGTTTTGGACGCGCCTGTTATGAGCGACGCGGCTTTGGATTCTTTGAAGCATGAATTGGCGGAGTTGGAGCGGTTGTATCCGGATTTAATTACTTCCGATTCGCCGACGCAGAGGGTGGGTGGGAAGGCGTTGGATAAGTTTGAAAAAGTCCGTCATAACTTGCCCATGCTTTCTTTGGAAGATGTTTTTTCGGATGAGGAATTGGATGAGTGGCGGGAGAGGATTCAGAAATTGGCGCCCGCCCAAAAGATAGATTATTTTTCAGAATTAAAAGTGGACGGTTTCGCCGTGAGTTTGATTTACAAAGATGGAGTTTTTTTTCAGGGAGCCACGCGCGGGGACGGGAAGGTGGGCGAGGATGTGACGCAGAATTTGAAAACAATTTTTTCCATTCCTTTGAAGTTAGAAATTCGCCAGGATTTTTCTTCGCCTGAAATTGAGAAAAAAACCAAGGCGTTGATTGAGAAGGGAGAAATCATTATCCGCGGCGAGGTCTATATGTCAAAAAAAGCGTTTGAGGCCGCTAATCAAGAACGCGCCAAAAGTGGTCTGCCTCTTTACGCCAACCCGCGCAATACGGCGGCGGGAAGCATTCGGCAGTTGGACCCGAAAATCGCCGCCTCCCGAAAATTGAATTTTTTGGCCTATGATGTCATGACCGATTTGGGTCAAAAAACGCATCAAGACAAACATCAAATCGCGCGCGCTTTGGGATTTAAGGTCGGGAAGGATAAATATTGTTCTGATTTATCGGAAGTTGTTAATCTTTGGCGGGAAATTGATAAAGAAAGAAGCAAACTCGCCTATCAAATTGACGGAATTGTTGTGAGCGTTAACAGCAACGAAGTTTTTTCTAAATTGGGCGCGGTCGGGAAAGCGCCGAGGGGCGCGATCGCTTTCAAGTTCGCGGCGGAAGAAGGGACGACTATTGTTGAGGATATTATTATCCAAGTGGGCAGGACAGGCGTTTTAACGCCAGTCGCTTTACTAAAGCCAGTCAAAATTGGAGGCGCTTTGATTACTCGGGCGACCTTGCATAATGAGGATGAAATTAAAAAGTTGGATGTCAAAATCGGCGACACGGTAATTGTCCAGCGCGCGGGTGATGTCATTCCTCATATCACGGAAGTAATTAAAAATTTGCGAACGGGCGATGAGAAAAAATTTAAAATGCCAAAAACTTGTCCCGCTTGCGGTTCGGCGGTTATCCGTTCCGAGGGCGAAGTGGCGCATCGTTGCGTTGGCAAGAATTGCGGCGCTCAACAAAAAGAGCGGCTAGCGCATTTTGTTTCAAAAAAGGGCTTTAATATTGACGGGCTGGGGATAAAGATAGTCAATCAATTAATGGATGAAGGGATGGTTTCCGAGCCATCTGATATTTTTTCTTTGGAGCGGGGCGATTTAATTCCTTTAGAGAGGTTCGCCGAGAAATCAGCCGATAATTTAGTAGATGCGATTGAGAAAAGCAAAAAAATCGCGCTTCCTAAATTAATTTTCGCGTTTGGCATTCGCTATGTTGGCGAAGAAACAGCGCTTTTATTAACGCGTCTAATTCAGGACTCTGGCGCGAAGGTTAAAAATACCAAGAACTTGATGGATTTTTTTCAGAGTCGGTCGCTTGAGGATTTGGAAAACATCCACGGCATCGGAGAAGTGGGGGGGGAAGAGATATATGCTTGGTTTAGAGATAAACGGAATATCAATTTGCTTAAAGAGTTGAATCGTTATAGGATTGAAGTTGAAGCGCTCGCGCCTCGGCAAGCGAATTTAAAATTTAAAGGAAAAACATTCGTTTTAACGGGCGAGATGGAAAAATACACTAGAGAAGAAGCGAAAGAGAAAATCAGGGAAATGGGCGGAAGTGTTTCTAGTTCAATTTCCCCAAAAACCGACTTTGTTGTCGCTGGAAAAAATCCCGGCTCAAAATACGCCAAAGCGGAGAAGTTAAGAGTGAAGATTATTAACGAGAAGGAGTTTTTAAGAATGTTATGA
- the gatA gene encoding Asp-tRNA(Asn)/Glu-tRNA(Gln) amidotransferase subunit GatA — MNLNQLTIKEAHQGLLKKEFSSVELTEAVLGQIKRRNQEINAYLVLTEEMALTQAKKVDKMIANNEEIGLLAGIPAAIKDNIMIDGVQCTAASKILENYIAPYDATVIKKLKKQGAVFVGKTNLDEFAMGSSTENSAFGPTKNPRDLSRVPGGSSGGSAAAVADDQCIYALGSDTGGSIRQPASFCGVAGLKPTYGSVSRYGLIAFASSLDQIGPLAKTTEDCQIIFEAINGRDEMDATSFNFGNQVSAGNSVSNLKIGIPKEYFVAGIDSAVEEAVRGAISQYEKMGFEIVEISLPHTEYALPVYYIIMPAEASSNLARYDGIKYGLSEIDKDLLGGYLKTRQKGFGDEVKRRIMLGTYVLSAGYYDAYYLKAQKVRTLIKNDFLKAFEKVDVLITPTAPTPAFKIGQKIADPVSMYLSDIYTISANLAGLPAISIPIKSNSPLPIGMQIIGKQFGENDIFKIARAYENLGTVPATGTVPK; from the coding sequence ATGAATCTCAATCAACTTACAATTAAAGAAGCTCATCAAGGCCTTTTGAAGAAGGAATTTTCTTCGGTGGAACTGACCGAGGCGGTTTTGGGGCAGATTAAAAGGCGTAATCAAGAAATTAACGCCTATTTGGTCTTGACCGAAGAAATGGCGTTGACGCAAGCCAAAAAGGTGGACAAAATGATTGCTAATAACGAAGAAATTGGTCTTTTGGCGGGCATTCCTGCCGCGATTAAGGATAATATCATGATTGACGGCGTTCAGTGTACGGCCGCCTCAAAAATTTTGGAAAATTACATCGCGCCTTATGACGCGACAGTTATTAAAAAACTTAAAAAACAAGGCGCGGTTTTTGTTGGCAAAACAAATTTGGATGAATTCGCGATGGGGTCTTCAACCGAGAATTCGGCGTTTGGTCCGACTAAAAATCCGCGCGATTTGAGTCGTGTTCCAGGCGGAAGTTCGGGCGGGTCCGCGGCGGCTGTCGCCGATGACCAGTGTATTTACGCGTTGGGTTCTGACACAGGCGGTTCTATCCGCCAGCCAGCTTCTTTTTGCGGGGTGGCCGGATTAAAGCCGACTTATGGCTCGGTTTCTCGTTATGGGCTCATCGCTTTCGCTTCTTCTTTGGACCAAATCGGACCGCTCGCGAAAACGACCGAGGATTGTCAGATTATTTTTGAGGCGATTAATGGTAGAGACGAAATGGACGCGACGAGTTTTAATTTCGGAAACCAAGTTTCCGCCGGAAACTCGGTTTCCAATCTTAAGATAGGAATTCCTAAGGAATATTTTGTGGCGGGGATTGACTCGGCAGTGGAGGAGGCGGTGAGGGGGGCAATTTCTCAATACGAGAAAATGGGATTTGAAATTGTGGAAATAAGTTTGCCTCACACCGAATACGCCTTGCCCGTTTACTATATTATTATGCCCGCCGAAGCGTCTTCTAATTTAGCCCGTTATGATGGAATTAAATACGGGCTTTCGGAAATTGACAAAGATTTATTGGGTGGATACTTAAAAACGCGACAAAAGGGATTTGGCGATGAAGTCAAAAGAAGAATTATGCTCGGGACTTATGTTTTGTCGGCTGGCTATTACGACGCTTATTATCTTAAAGCGCAAAAAGTGAGAACTTTAATTAAGAACGACTTCTTGAAGGCGTTTGAAAAAGTAGATGTTTTAATCACGCCGACCGCGCCCACGCCCGCTTTCAAAATCGGGCAGAAAATAGCCGACCCTGTTTCAATGTATCTTTCGGATATTTACACAATTTCCGCGAACTTAGCTGGTTTACCCGCTATCTCTATTCCTATTAAAAGCAACAGTCCTTTGCCGATAGGCATGCAAATTATAGGTAAACAATTTGGAGAAAATGATATTTTTAAAATAGCGCGCGCTTATGAGAATTTGGGGACAGTCCCCGCAACAGGGACTGTCCCCAAATAA
- the pheS gene encoding phenylalanine--tRNA ligase subunit alpha, with translation MLNQLKQKALQEIRQAKDIKALEEIYRQYFGRKGELTEILRSLKDLTEEERKEKGRLANQIKKELEEAVKEKREKFSVKGGQDKKWIDVTAPGAKVPDGHLHPITLVQRQIEEIFQSMGFTVAEGPEVESEHYNFDALNVPKDHPARDIQDTFWLKDFDLLLRTHTSNIQARYMEKNNPPLRIIAPGRCFRHEATDASHDVQFNQVEGLMIGQDVSVADFKGVMEEFLKRFFSQDIEMRLRPGYFPFVEPGFEIDARRKGQKWLELMGAGMVHPNVFKAVGYIPSKWQGFAFGMCPDRLAMLKYKIDDIRLFYASDLRFLKQF, from the coding sequence ATGCTTAATCAACTTAAACAAAAAGCCCTTCAAGAGATAAGACAAGCAAAAGACATTAAGGCGCTTGAAGAGATATATCGTCAATATTTTGGCCGCAAGGGCGAATTGACGGAGATTTTGCGTTCTTTGAAGGATTTGACGGAGGAAGAGAGAAAAGAAAAAGGGCGTCTCGCTAATCAAATTAAAAAGGAATTAGAGGAAGCGGTTAAAGAAAAAAGGGAAAAATTTTCCGTCAAAGGCGGGCAAGATAAAAAATGGATTGATGTAACTGCGCCTGGGGCTAAAGTTCCCGATGGTCATCTTCATCCGATTACTCTTGTTCAAAGACAGATAGAAGAAATTTTCCAATCAATGGGTTTTACGGTCGCCGAAGGTCCAGAAGTGGAGAGCGAGCATTATAATTTTGATGCTCTTAATGTTCCCAAAGACCACCCCGCGCGAGACATTCAGGACACTTTTTGGCTGAAGGATTTTGATTTGCTTTTAAGGACGCACACCTCAAATATTCAAGCTAGATACATGGAAAAGAACAATCCGCCTTTAAGAATTATCGCGCCCGGCCGTTGTTTTCGCCACGAGGCGACTGATGCTTCTCATGATGTTCAATTTAATCAAGTAGAGGGTTTAATGATCGGCCAAGATGTTTCGGTGGCGGATTTTAAGGGAGTAATGGAGGAATTTTTAAAAAGGTTTTTTAGCCAAGATATTGAAATGCGTTTGCGACCCGGATATTTTCCTTTTGTTGAGCCGGGCTTTGAAATTGACGCGAGAAGAAAAGGGCAAAAGTGGCTAGAACTAATGGGGGCGGGGATGGTTCATCCAAATGTTTTTAAAGCGGTTGGATATATCCCAAGCAAATGGCAGGGCTTTGCTTTTGGAATGTGTCCAGATCGTTTGGCAATGCTGAAATACAAAATTGATGATATCAGATTATTCTACGCGAGCGATTTAAGATTTTTAAAACAATTCTAA
- the gatC gene encoding Asp-tRNA(Asn)/Glu-tRNA(Gln) amidotransferase subunit GatC — protein MKITKKEVEYVAGLARLGVSQDEKEKFAGELSAVLEFVDKLNQVKTDKIEPTAQVTGLENVVREDKGRVKREREREKLLNAAPETKDGYVKVKAIL, from the coding sequence ATGAAAATCACAAAAAAAGAAGTTGAATATGTGGCTGGGCTGGCTCGGTTGGGAGTGAGCCAGGATGAAAAGGAAAAATTTGCCGGGGAACTTTCGGCTGTTTTAGAGTTTGTTGATAAATTGAATCAAGTCAAGACGGATAAAATTGAGCCAACCGCGCAGGTGACGGGGTTGGAAAATGTTGTCCGCGAGGATAAAGGGAGAGTGAAGCGCGAAAGGGAAAGAGAAAAATTATTGAACGCGGCGCCAGAAACGAAAGATGGATATGTGAAAGTAAAAGCGATATTATGA